From the genome of Lotus japonicus ecotype B-129 chromosome 6, LjGifu_v1.2, one region includes:
- the LOC130726579 gene encoding uncharacterized protein LOC130726579, with protein sequence MTMAVDSACQEFLDGNGNASGDFSCLKLPEPSVDDLSRQFPLEILPILFEEASHPAGSHGSHARDIYSISMLPEGDESANCALPLAFLSILEVPNQAKSSMCLDDQINCQNCIDVQMESSDVYSQCVIDIPSVNGNPVSPESFEEGVESFKTGNSPTSVLWRESSLKVGAKLMQSLSNLSNQREPSKLTDKPVTEKVHDMPINKWRRYKRSASFDSRKVALLFSILSSLGTLVLIYLTLRVRVHI encoded by the exons ATGACAATGGCCGTCGATTCCGCCTGCCAG GAGTTTTTAGATGGGAATGGAAATGCTTCTGGTGATTTTTCGTGTTTGAAGTTACCTGAACCGAGTGTTGATGATCTTAGCAGACAGTTTCCACTAG AGATTCTGCCGATTCTGtttgaagaggcttcacatcCAGCAGGATCGCACGGTTCACAT GCTCGAGATATTTATAGTATTTCAATGTTGCCTGAGGGAGATGAAAGTGCAAACTGTGCTTTACCACTAGCTTTCTTAAGCATCTTAGAGGTTCCTAATCAAGCCAAAAGTTCAATGTGTTTAGATGATCAAATAAATTGTCAAAACTGCATTGATGTACAAATGGAGAGCTCAGATGTGTATTCACAGTGCGTGATTGATATACCTAGTGTGAACGGAAACCCTGTTTCACCTGAATCCTTTGAAGAGGGAGTTGAAAGTTTTAAAACCGGCAACTCACCTACT AGTGTACTGTGGAGGGAATCAAGTTTAAAAGTTGGTGCAAAACTTATGCAGAGTTTGTCGAacctcagcaatcaaagag AACCGAGTAAATTAACAGATAAACCAGTCACAGAGAAGGTGCACGATATGCCAATAAACAAATGGAGAAGATATAAGCGCTCTGCCTCATTTGATTCGAGAAAAGTTGCTCTTCTGTTTTCAATATT GTCAAGTTTGGGAACATTGGTGTTGATTTATCTGACACTGAGGGTCCGTGTTCATATTTAA
- the LOC130725033 gene encoding uncharacterized protein LOC130725033 — MIKAASKSVVIKEPVLEPSTEKTPEESSEEYQSESSMDSSSGTQEEEVPARKNVKRKAIIEESSDEETEDDVPLVKRQRIQTAQDVEQDDCEIIENVLQVIRESEEAEDSTDSDVEPIGKRLKLPLKGPLQKKESGPQQTSEKISEVQRERRSKTASDPARTARPTKSIFIRESSKPLQQVASSLEDQLQDVAETSYVSLSNYSAVNSRDLSFTSPEKTATSRQRPVTISEAEHMDESDH, encoded by the exons ATGATAAAGGCAGCATCTAAGTCAGTAGTCATCAAGGAACCAGTTCTAGAACCCTCTACTGAAAAGACTCCAGAAGAGTCATCTGAGGAATATCAATCTGAGAGCTCTATGGATTCTTCCTCTGgaacccaagaagaagaagttccAGCTAGAAAGAATGTTAAGAGGAAAGCTATTATTGAAGAATCATCTGATGAGGAAACCGaagatgatgttcctctggtaAAAAGGCAAAGAATTCAAACAGCTCAAGATGTTGAGCAGGATGACTGTGAGATCATTGAAAATGTGCTCCAAGTCATAAGGGAAtcagaagaagctgaagattcCACTGATTCAGATGTCGAGCCCATAGGCAAGAGGCTAaaactgcctctgaagggtccacttcagaagaaggagtCAGGACCACAGCAAACATCTGAAAAGATCTCagaagtacaaagagaaaggaGATCAAAGACAGCTTCAGATCCTGCAAGGACTGCCAGACCCACCAAATCCATCTTTATCAGAGAATCAAGTAAG cctcttcaacaagTGGCTTCCAGCCTTGAAGATCAACTCCAAGATGTTGCTGAAACTTCCTACGTATCATTGTCCAACTATTCTGCAGTAAACTCACGAGATCTGAGTTTtacctcacctgagaagactgctacCTCCAGGCAAAGGCCAGTGacgatctctgaagctgagcacatggatgaGTCTGACCATTGA